In Bombus affinis isolate iyBomAffi1 chromosome 8, iyBomAffi1.2, whole genome shotgun sequence, the following proteins share a genomic window:
- the LOC126919693 gene encoding sterol regulatory element-binding protein 1, which translates to MADPGGWTTTQDNDFSNFQSNDSFNLNEVTGIDELLTNCESELLKNENLFNDDALLSQLEEPLGMDTEGLDFLNFNNSKELKDFKEFHDYEDPNIIKSVPSGNVILAPAITENTQQVPCVTQQSQQQKQRPQLQDITSIQNRAQRISVTPAPTVFSSQYAIPQNLNFSVQSPVVTIAPVTQQRQLLLPAKLIKSESVVYSRGSQAVSSTSVPHQIHTLVNTANGTVLTAGIPVVLDTDKVQINRLSTNTHIGVPRVKEVKRSAHNAIERRYRTSINDKIIELKNIIVGVDAKLNKSAILRKTIDYIRFLQNSNARLKAENMSLKLAAQRQNLRDLLVCGELTPPRSDSSESSLSPAPAPLSPQSPSSIKDDPDLLQNVDSTSVLTNQGMRDHTRLTICGFMLLFLAFNPLGFLINNVGRFNSDYINTKLDGRTILNYQDQSDLENPVWSNVFLWLTNAILLIGGLCRLLLYGDPILPSDSKIFLELHRWRRQAEFNISKNEYSQACRDLHQCLQYLGRPYPSSRAEIWLATMWQIIRQLLHKLWIGKWILYTHKWFSEKTTRQQAEISAMEMAIIYQHMLCLHLSEGSKSGTLYLALSAVNYAEATGETIPKSLLAEIYINVALCFKHSLFPFIHKYYLGKARTLLSSCAVPPKLKWIMSDEGTKFLAFQKWQYGEQPDNEFTSQTSKADPLSYASRAYRDYLIGHCLRILTGTVGDAHLSSILEYGQTIMASAGIDAGFLCTDKVTVTHCEDEIGLWWGAVIYVAACWRLKEDDSQAWSIVESKFPYEKCYQLCNNNNSISPLPYIVLNALQAAKATTKSVSMRFIDQAGILLEQCLVYYNCKQQSSQNVLLTQLWICDWLLEMRTTLWQELDNDLEKLTTNISLGGFQRDLACLRQLCQHIPSTLARVFVYEATTRIMAGATPVKTQILLDRSLHHRNSRSSIICGKDRSQDQYTGEREHAVALCLACRHLPPLLLASPGERAGMLAEAAKTLERVGDRKRLQECYKLMRQLGPAISAN; encoded by the exons ATGGCAGATCCTGGAGGGTGGACTACTACACAAGATAacgatttttctaattttcaatCGAACGACAGCTTTAATTTGAATGAAGTAACTGGTATCGATG aacTTCTTACAAACTGTGAAAGTGaattattgaaaaatgaaaatttatttaacgACGATGCATTATTATCACAATTGGAGGAGCCTTTAGGCATGGATACAGAGGGATTAGATTTTTTAAACTTTAACAATAGTAAAGAACTAAAAGATTTTAAAGAATTTCATGATTACGAGGATCCAAATATTATCAAATCTGTACCAAGTGGAAATGTAATATTAGCTCCAGCAATAACAGAAAATACACAACAAGTTCCTTGTGTCACTCAACAATCTCAACAACAAAAGCAACGACCACAATTACAGGATATAACTTCTATACAAAATAGAGCACAAAGAATATCTGTCACACCAGCACCTACAGTATTTAGTTCACAATATGCTATACCACAAAACTTAAACTTCAGTGTCCAGTCTCCTGTTGTAACTATAGCACCAGTAACACAACAAAGACAGTTGCTTTTACCAGCTAAACTTATAAAATCAGAATCAGTTGTTTATTCTAGGGGATCACAAGCTGTTAGTTCAACATCTGTACCACATCAGATACATACCTTAGTAAACACTGCTAATGGAACAGTTTTAACTGCTG gTATTCCAGTTGTATTAGATACTGATAAGGTACAGATTAATCGATTAAGCACAAATACACATATAGGTGTACCAAGAGTAAAAGAAGTAAAACGTAGTGCTCATAATGCCATAGAACGACGTTACAGAACATCAATTAATGATAAAATCATTGAATTGAAGAATATTATTGTTGGAGTAGATGCTAAACTGAACAAATCGGCAATTTTGAGAAAAACTATTGATTATATTAG GTTTCTTCAAAATTCTAATGCAAGATTAAAAGCAGAAAATATGTCGTTAAAATTAGCTGCTCAAAGGCAAAATTTACGCGATTTATTAGTATGCGGTGAACTTACACCACCTAGATCAGATTCAAGTGAATCATCTTTATCTCCAGCACCAGCACCATTATCTCCTCAATCTCCTTCATCTATAAAAGATGATCCAGATTTGTTACAAAATGTTGATTCAACATCTGTTCTTACAAATCAAGGCATGAGAGATCATACTAGGCTTACGATTTGTGGATTTATGCTCCTCTTTTTAGCATTTAATCCTTTAGGTTTTTTGATAAATAATGTTGGAAGATTCAATTCTGATTATATAAACACAAAATTGGATGGTCGTACAATTCTTAATTATCAAG ATCAATCAGATCTTGAAAATCCAGTGTGGAGCAATGTGTTTTTATGGCTAACAAATGCTATACTTTTAATTGGCGGACTTTGCAGACTATTGctatatggtgatccaatactACCATCTGACAGTAAAATTTTCCTTGAACTTCATCGATGGAGACGTCAAGCAGAATTCAATATATCAAAGAATGAATATAGTCAAGCATGCCGAGATTTACATCAATGTTTGCAATACTTAGGCCGACCATATCCATCATCACGCGCAGAAATTTGGCTTGCAACTATGTGGCAAATTATAAGACAACTTCTTCATAAATTATGGATTGGAAAATGGATTTTGTATACTCATAAATGGTTTTCTGAAAAAACTACACGACAACAAGCAGAGATATCAGCTATGGAAATGGCTATTATTTATCAGCATATGTTATGtctacatttgtcagaaggatcAAAGAGTGGAACTCTGTATCTTGCTCTTTCTGCAGTGAATTATGCAGAAGCCACTGGAGAAACTATTCCAAAATCATTATTagcagaaatatatattaatgttGCATTGTGTTTCAAGCACTCATTATTTCcatttattcataaatattatttagGCAAGGCACGCACTTTATTATCATCATGTGCAGTTCCACCAAAATTAAAGTGGATAATGAGTGATGAAGGAACTAAATTTTTAGCATTTCAAAAATGGCAATATGGAGAACAACCAGATAACGAATTTACTTCTCAAACTAGTAAAGCTGATCCTTTATCGTATGCTTCACGTGCATATAGAGATTATTTAATCGGACATTGTTTACGTATTTTAACCGGTACTGTTGGAGATGCTCATTTATCTTCAATATTAGAATATGGACAAACTATTATGGCTTCTGCTGGAATAGATGCTGGATTTTTATGTACTGATAAAGTTACAGTTACAC ATTGCGAAGATGAAATTGGATTATGGTGGGGAGCAGTTATATATGTAGCAGCATGTTGGAGATTGAAAGAAGACGATTCACAAGCATGGAGCATTGTTGAAAGCAAATTTCCTTATGAAAAATGCTACCAACTTTGCAATAACAATAACAGTATTAGTCCACTGCCATATATTGTTTTGAATGCTTTGCAAGCAGCAAAAGCGACTACTAAATCAGTCTCTATGCGTTTTATTGATCAGGCAGGAATATTGCTTGAACAATGTTTGGTTTATTATAATTGCAAGCAACAGTCATCCCAAAACGTTTTG CTTACTCAATTGTGGATTTGTGATTGGTTACTTGAAATGCGAACTACACTTTGGCAGGAATTGGATAATGATTTAGAAAAATTAACTACAAATATATCTCTTGGAGGTTTTCAACGTGATTTAGCTTGTTTGAGACAATTATGTCAGCATATTCCA TCTACTTTGGCAAGAGTATTTGTTTATGAAGCCACAACACGTATAATGGCGGGAGCAACACCAGTGAAAACTCAAATATTGTTAGACCGTAGCTTACATCACAGAAATTCACGTTCTTCAATTATCTGTGGAAAAGATCGTTCACAAGATCAATATACTGGAGAAAGAGAACACGCGGTAGCTTTATGTTTAGCTTGCCGACATTTACCTCCACTATTACTAGCCTCTCCTGGAGAACGTGCAGGCATGCTTGCAGAAGCTGCTAAAACTCTTGAGAGGGTAGGTGATAGAAAGAGACTTCAAGAATGTTACAAATTAATGAGACAATTAGGACCAGCTATCTCTGCTAACTAA
- the LOC126919694 gene encoding lipoyl synthase, mitochondrial isoform X1 has translation MFIIVFDSIPCYKADSFLVLRGYLNVHLQANMFQAFHKSSRVKISTACNFHSTQLQCVKEKTFSQKLADGPNLEHFIAGTYKEYNGKLKLEKGDKSRLKLPPWLKTEIPMGKNYSRIKSQLRRLQLSTVCEEARCPNIGECWGGGTHGTATATIMLMGDTCTRGCRFCSVKTSRTPLPLNPEEPVNTATAITDWGLDYVVLTSVDRDDLSDGGASHIAETVKEIKKRTNILVECLVPDFRGDKNCVKIIVDSNLDVFAHNIETVERLTPFVRDRRAEYRQSLKVLETAKVCNPELITKSSIMLGLGETDEEIEQTMTDLREAGVDALTLGQYMQPTKRHLKVIEYITPKKFKKWENIGNELGFLYTASGPLVRSSYKAGEFFLTNILKTRRNKQIENQ, from the exons ATGTTCATTATTGTATTTGATAGTATTCCATGCTATAAGGCTGATTCCTTTTTAGTTTTGAGAGGTTATCTGAATGTTCATTTACAAGCAAACATGTTTCAAGCTTTTCATAAGTCAAGTCGAGTAAAAATATCTACTGCTTGTAATTTTCACTCAACA CAGTTGCAATGTGTCAAAGAAAAAACTTTTTCTCAAAAACTAGCGGATGGGCCTAACTTAGAACATTTTATTGCTGGTACCTACAAAGAATATAATGGAAAATTGAAGTTAGAAAAAGGTGATAAATCTCGTTTGAAATTACCACCTTGGCTTAAGACAGAAATCCCAATGGGTAAAAATTATAGTAGAATAAAGTCACAATTAAGACGATTACAATTAAGCACTGTATGTGAAGAGGCACGATGTCCTAATATTGGGGAATGTTGGGGAGGTGGTACACATGGAACAGCAACAGCTACTATTATG TTAATGGGCGATACATGTACCCGTGGTTGTCGTTTCTGTTCTGTAAAAACGTCACGCACACCATTACCATTAAATCCGGAGGAACCAGTAAATACAGCAACTGCAATAACGGATTGGGGTTTGGATTATGTTGTACTTACATCGGTAGACAGAGATG ATTTAAGTGATGGCGGAGCTAGTCATATTGCAGAAACAGTGAAGGAAATTAAAAAAAG aACTAATATTTTAGTGGAATGTTTAGTACCAGATTTTAGGGGAGACAAAAATTGTGTTAAAATAATTGTTGATTCTAATCTTGACGTGTTTGCTCATAATATTGAAACTGTTGAACGTTTAACTCCATTTGTTAGAGATAGACGAGCTGAATATAG ACAATCGTTGAAGGTATTAGAAACAGCAAAGGTATGCAATCCAGAATTGATTACAAAATCATCGATAATGTTAGGATTAGGGGAAACTGATGAAGAAATTGAGCAAACAATGACAGACTTAAGAGAAGCAGGTGTAGATGCTTTGACACTTGGCCAATATATGCAACCTACAAAAAGACATTTAAAAGTAATTGAATATATTACacctaaaaaatttaaaaaatgggaAAATATTGGAAATGAACTAGGATTTTTATATACTGCAAGTGGTCCATTAGTGCGTTCATCATATAAAGCTGGAGAATTTTTCTtaacaaatatattaaaaacacGTAGAAACAAACAGATTGAAAACCAATAA
- the LOC126919694 gene encoding lipoyl synthase, mitochondrial isoform X2, which translates to MFIIVFDSIPCYKADSFLVLRGYLNVHLQANMFQAFHKSSRVKISTACNFHSTLQCVKEKTFSQKLADGPNLEHFIAGTYKEYNGKLKLEKGDKSRLKLPPWLKTEIPMGKNYSRIKSQLRRLQLSTVCEEARCPNIGECWGGGTHGTATATIMLMGDTCTRGCRFCSVKTSRTPLPLNPEEPVNTATAITDWGLDYVVLTSVDRDDLSDGGASHIAETVKEIKKRTNILVECLVPDFRGDKNCVKIIVDSNLDVFAHNIETVERLTPFVRDRRAEYRQSLKVLETAKVCNPELITKSSIMLGLGETDEEIEQTMTDLREAGVDALTLGQYMQPTKRHLKVIEYITPKKFKKWENIGNELGFLYTASGPLVRSSYKAGEFFLTNILKTRRNKQIENQ; encoded by the exons ATGTTCATTATTGTATTTGATAGTATTCCATGCTATAAGGCTGATTCCTTTTTAGTTTTGAGAGGTTATCTGAATGTTCATTTACAAGCAAACATGTTTCAAGCTTTTCATAAGTCAAGTCGAGTAAAAATATCTACTGCTTGTAATTTTCACTCAACA TTGCAATGTGTCAAAGAAAAAACTTTTTCTCAAAAACTAGCGGATGGGCCTAACTTAGAACATTTTATTGCTGGTACCTACAAAGAATATAATGGAAAATTGAAGTTAGAAAAAGGTGATAAATCTCGTTTGAAATTACCACCTTGGCTTAAGACAGAAATCCCAATGGGTAAAAATTATAGTAGAATAAAGTCACAATTAAGACGATTACAATTAAGCACTGTATGTGAAGAGGCACGATGTCCTAATATTGGGGAATGTTGGGGAGGTGGTACACATGGAACAGCAACAGCTACTATTATG TTAATGGGCGATACATGTACCCGTGGTTGTCGTTTCTGTTCTGTAAAAACGTCACGCACACCATTACCATTAAATCCGGAGGAACCAGTAAATACAGCAACTGCAATAACGGATTGGGGTTTGGATTATGTTGTACTTACATCGGTAGACAGAGATG ATTTAAGTGATGGCGGAGCTAGTCATATTGCAGAAACAGTGAAGGAAATTAAAAAAAG aACTAATATTTTAGTGGAATGTTTAGTACCAGATTTTAGGGGAGACAAAAATTGTGTTAAAATAATTGTTGATTCTAATCTTGACGTGTTTGCTCATAATATTGAAACTGTTGAACGTTTAACTCCATTTGTTAGAGATAGACGAGCTGAATATAG ACAATCGTTGAAGGTATTAGAAACAGCAAAGGTATGCAATCCAGAATTGATTACAAAATCATCGATAATGTTAGGATTAGGGGAAACTGATGAAGAAATTGAGCAAACAATGACAGACTTAAGAGAAGCAGGTGTAGATGCTTTGACACTTGGCCAATATATGCAACCTACAAAAAGACATTTAAAAGTAATTGAATATATTACacctaaaaaatttaaaaaatgggaAAATATTGGAAATGAACTAGGATTTTTATATACTGCAAGTGGTCCATTAGTGCGTTCATCATATAAAGCTGGAGAATTTTTCTtaacaaatatattaaaaacacGTAGAAACAAACAGATTGAAAACCAATAA